In Cedecea neteri, a single genomic region encodes these proteins:
- the folA gene encoding type 3 dihydrofolate reductase, which yields MISLIAALAVDRVIGMENAMPWDLPGDLAWFKRNTLNKPVVMGRLTWESIGRPLPGRKNIVISSQAGNDERVEWVKSVEEAIKACGDAEEIMVIGGGRVYEQFLPKAQRLYLTHIDAEVEGDTHFPDYDPDEWQSTFSEFHDADENNSHGYCFEILERR from the coding sequence ATGATCAGTCTGATTGCTGCTTTGGCGGTGGATCGCGTTATCGGCATGGAAAACGCCATGCCATGGGATTTGCCTGGCGACCTGGCCTGGTTCAAGCGCAATACGCTCAACAAACCTGTCGTTATGGGGCGCCTGACCTGGGAGTCTATTGGCCGCCCGCTGCCGGGACGTAAAAACATCGTGATCAGCAGCCAGGCCGGAAATGACGAGCGCGTTGAGTGGGTGAAATCGGTGGAAGAGGCTATCAAAGCCTGTGGTGATGCCGAAGAAATCATGGTGATTGGCGGGGGACGCGTTTACGAGCAGTTCCTGCCTAAGGCGCAGCGTCTGTATCTGACCCATATTGATGCGGAAGTGGAAGGGGACACGCATTTCCCGGATTACGATCCGGATGAGTGGCAGTCAACCTTCAGTGAATTCCACGATGCCGACGAGAATAACTCCCACGGCTACTGCTTCGAAATTCTGGAGCGTCGTTAA
- the djlA gene encoding co-chaperone DjlA, producing MQYWGKVLGVALGLISGGGFWGVVIGFLIGHMFDKARSRRGAWFANQQQRQAIFFSTTFEVMGHLTKSKGRVTEADIQIASLLMDRMQLHGEARAAAQRAFRAGKENNYPLREKMGQMRSVCFGRSDLIRMFLEIQIQAAFADGSLHPNERQVLYVIAEELGISRAQFDQFLRMMEGGQQFGGGQYQYRQSQGGFAQQQRGPTLEDACKVLGVKSSDEPTVIKRAYRKLMSEHHPDKLVAKGLPPEMMQMAKQKAQEIQGAYDLIKTAKGFK from the coding sequence ATGCAGTATTGGGGAAAAGTACTCGGTGTTGCTCTGGGTTTAATCTCGGGCGGCGGCTTTTGGGGCGTGGTGATAGGTTTTCTTATCGGCCATATGTTTGATAAGGCCCGCAGCCGTCGCGGGGCCTGGTTTGCTAACCAACAGCAGCGTCAGGCGATCTTTTTTTCTACCACTTTTGAAGTGATGGGGCACCTTACCAAATCGAAAGGTCGGGTAACTGAAGCCGATATTCAAATTGCTTCTTTATTGATGGACCGAATGCAGCTTCATGGGGAGGCGCGAGCTGCAGCCCAGCGCGCGTTTCGCGCGGGGAAAGAAAATAACTACCCGCTCAGAGAAAAGATGGGGCAGATGCGAAGCGTCTGTTTTGGCCGCTCTGACTTAATTCGGATGTTTCTGGAAATACAGATCCAGGCCGCGTTTGCGGATGGCTCGCTGCACCCTAATGAGCGTCAGGTGCTGTATGTGATTGCCGAAGAGCTGGGGATCTCGCGTGCCCAGTTCGACCAGTTCTTGCGCATGATGGAGGGCGGGCAACAGTTTGGTGGTGGCCAGTACCAATACCGGCAATCGCAAGGCGGTTTCGCGCAGCAGCAAAGAGGCCCGACGCTGGAGGACGCCTGCAAGGTACTTGGGGTAAAAAGCAGCGATGAGCCAACGGTGATTAAGCGTGCGTACCGTAAGTTGATGAGTGAGCACCATCCGGACAAACTGGTGGCAAAAGGTCTGCCGCCGGAAATGATGCAGATGGCGAAGCAAAAGGCCCAGGAGATTCAGGGCGCTTACGATCTGATTAAAACCGCAAAAGGGTTTAAATAG
- the lptD gene encoding LPS assembly protein LptD: MKKRIPTLLATLIGSALYSQQGMAADLASQCMLGIPSYNRPLVKDDGNSLPVTIQADHAKGDYPDNAVFTGNVDVQQGNSRLQSDEVQLHQKQVDGQPDPVRTVDALGNVHYDDNQVILKGPKAWSNLNTKDTNVWDGDYQMVGRQGRGTADLMKQRGENRYTILENGTFTSCLPGSNTWSVVGTEVIQDRQEEVAEIWNARFKLGPVPVFYSPYLQLPIGDKRRSGFLIPSAKYSTNNGIEFTLPYYWNIAPNFDATITPHYIDKRGGTQWQNEFRYLTQAGLGLMEFDYLPSDDEYKNEPGVAQGEKDRRWLFYWSHSGVMDQVWRFNVDYTKVSDSRYFNDFTSKYGSSTDGYATQKFSIGYAVQNFDATLSAKQFQVFANQLGAGTSSYRAEPQLDVNFYQNDVGPFDTRIYGQAVKFTNVNDNMPDATRLHIEPVINLPLSNGWASLNTEAKLMMTHYQQDNLDRYKTYTTYLYNNAPAYAPYQQARDSANNLESSVNRTLPQFKMDGKLIFDRDMDSVAGWTQTLEPRAQYLYVPYRNQSAINNYDSSLLQSDYSGLFRDRTYGGLDRIASANQLTTGVTSRVYDDASVERFNISAGQIYYFTQSRTGDDNINWEKDKKTGSMLWAGDTYWRMTDRWGLRGGVQYDARLGNVANGSGAIEYSRDADRVAQLSYRYVSPEYIQATLPAYSTADQYKEGISQVGMVASWPIVDRWSVVGAYYYDTNARQSADSMFAVQYSSCCYAIRVGVERKINGWENNQSKYDNVIGFNIELRGLSSNYGLGIPEMLRSNILPYQSSM; the protein is encoded by the coding sequence ATGAAAAAACGTATTCCCACCTTGCTGGCCACCCTGATTGGTTCAGCCCTTTATAGCCAGCAAGGTATGGCTGCCGACCTTGCCTCGCAGTGTATGCTGGGTATCCCAAGCTACAATCGTCCATTGGTTAAGGACGACGGCAATAGCCTGCCGGTGACAATCCAGGCCGATCACGCCAAAGGTGATTACCCGGACAATGCCGTGTTTACCGGGAATGTTGACGTTCAGCAGGGCAACAGCCGCCTGCAGTCAGACGAAGTTCAGCTTCACCAGAAGCAGGTCGACGGTCAGCCCGACCCTGTCCGCACCGTGGACGCCTTAGGTAATGTGCATTACGACGACAACCAGGTCATCCTGAAAGGTCCGAAAGCCTGGTCAAATTTAAACACCAAAGATACTAACGTCTGGGACGGTGATTACCAGATGGTTGGTCGCCAGGGTCGCGGCACCGCGGACCTCATGAAACAGCGCGGTGAAAACCGCTACACGATTCTTGAAAACGGGACGTTCACCTCCTGCCTGCCCGGCTCCAATACCTGGAGCGTGGTCGGCACTGAGGTTATCCAGGACCGACAGGAAGAAGTGGCCGAAATTTGGAATGCCCGTTTTAAACTGGGCCCGGTACCGGTCTTCTATAGCCCTTACCTGCAGCTTCCCATCGGCGATAAACGCCGTTCAGGCTTCCTGATCCCCAGCGCTAAATACAGCACCAACAACGGCATTGAGTTTACCCTGCCGTATTACTGGAACATTGCGCCAAACTTCGATGCCACTATCACGCCTCACTACATTGATAAGCGTGGGGGTACCCAGTGGCAGAATGAATTCCGTTATCTGACCCAGGCAGGTTTGGGCCTGATGGAGTTTGACTATCTGCCGTCGGATGATGAATACAAGAACGAACCGGGTGTGGCGCAGGGTGAAAAAGACCGCCGCTGGCTGTTCTACTGGAGCCACAGCGGGGTGATGGATCAGGTGTGGCGCTTTAACGTCGACTACACCAAGGTTAGCGACTCACGCTACTTCAACGATTTTACCTCAAAGTACGGTAGTAGTACCGACGGCTACGCCACGCAGAAATTCAGCATTGGCTATGCAGTTCAAAATTTCGATGCCACCTTGTCGGCTAAACAGTTCCAGGTCTTTGCTAACCAGTTAGGTGCAGGCACAAGTTCCTACCGCGCTGAGCCACAGCTGGACGTCAACTTCTACCAGAACGACGTTGGCCCGTTTGATACCCGTATTTATGGCCAGGCCGTGAAGTTCACCAATGTGAATGACAACATGCCTGATGCAACGCGCCTACACATTGAGCCAGTTATCAACCTGCCGCTGTCCAACGGCTGGGCGAGCCTGAATACCGAAGCCAAGCTGATGATGACCCATTATCAGCAGGATAATCTTGATAGGTACAAAACCTACACAACTTACTTATATAACAACGCTCCTGCGTATGCTCCATATCAGCAAGCTCGAGATTCAGCTAATAATCTGGAGTCTTCTGTAAACCGCACGCTGCCGCAGTTTAAAATGGACGGTAAGCTGATTTTCGATCGTGATATGGACTCTGTTGCTGGCTGGACGCAGACCCTGGAGCCGCGCGCTCAGTACCTGTACGTGCCGTATCGCAACCAAAGTGCTATCAACAACTACGACTCATCGCTGCTGCAGTCTGACTACAGCGGGTTGTTCCGCGATCGCACTTATGGTGGTCTGGACCGTATCGCCTCCGCCAACCAGTTGACGACAGGGGTAACTTCCCGCGTTTATGATGACGCTTCGGTTGAACGTTTTAACATATCCGCTGGTCAAATCTACTATTTCACCCAGTCCCGTACCGGGGATGACAACATCAACTGGGAGAAAGATAAGAAAACCGGCTCTATGCTTTGGGCCGGTGATACTTACTGGCGTATGACCGATCGCTGGGGCCTGCGCGGTGGCGTACAGTATGATGCTCGCCTGGGCAACGTGGCTAACGGCAGCGGTGCCATTGAGTACAGCCGTGATGCCGACCGCGTAGCGCAGTTGAGCTATCGTTATGTGAGTCCAGAGTATATTCAGGCAACATTGCCAGCATATTCTACAGCCGATCAGTATAAAGAAGGGATTTCACAGGTTGGTATGGTCGCCAGCTGGCCAATCGTGGATCGCTGGTCCGTCGTCGGCGCGTACTACTACGATACCAATGCCCGACAGTCCGCTGACTCTATGTTCGCCGTGCAGTACAGCTCATGCTGTTACGCCATTCGCGTGGGCGTCGAACGTAAAATCAACGGTTGGGAAAATAACCAAAGCAAATACGATAACGTAATCGGCTTTAACATCGAGTTGCGTGGCCTGAGCTCCAATTACGGCTTGGGTATTCCGGAGATGTTGCGTTCAAACATTCTGCCGTACCAAAGCTCGATGTAA
- the rsmA gene encoding 16S rRNA (adenine(1518)-N(6)/adenine(1519)-N(6))-dimethyltransferase RsmA, which yields MNTRVHQGHLARKRFGQNFLNDQFVIDSIVSAINPQPGQAMVEIGPGLGALTEPVGERMDKMTVIELDRDLAARLQTHPFLAPKLTIYQQDAMTMDFGDLSQKIGQPLRVFGNLPYNISTPLMFHLFSYTDAIADMHFMLQKEVVNRLVAGPNSKAYGRLSVMAQYYCNVIPVLEVPPTAFTPAPKVDSAVVRLVPHATLPHPVKDLRVLSRITTEAFNKRRKTIRNSLGHLFSADVLAELGVDATLRAENISVEQYCKLANYLADNPQQPSES from the coding sequence ATGAATACTCGAGTCCACCAGGGCCACCTTGCCCGCAAACGTTTTGGACAAAACTTCCTTAATGACCAGTTCGTTATCGACAGTATTGTCTCCGCAATTAACCCACAGCCAGGCCAGGCGATGGTCGAAATTGGTCCAGGTCTCGGTGCACTGACCGAGCCCGTGGGTGAACGCATGGATAAAATGACCGTTATCGAACTGGACCGCGATCTTGCCGCCCGCTTGCAAACGCATCCGTTCCTGGCCCCTAAGCTGACGATTTATCAGCAAGATGCCATGACTATGGATTTCGGCGATCTTTCGCAGAAAATCGGCCAGCCGTTGCGCGTTTTCGGTAACCTGCCGTATAACATCTCTACGCCGCTGATGTTCCATCTCTTTAGCTATACTGATGCCATTGCAGACATGCACTTCATGCTGCAAAAAGAGGTGGTTAACCGCTTAGTCGCCGGGCCAAACAGTAAAGCGTATGGTCGCCTGTCGGTGATGGCGCAGTATTACTGCAACGTCATTCCTGTACTGGAAGTACCGCCAACGGCGTTTACACCGGCACCAAAAGTGGACTCTGCCGTTGTGCGTCTGGTACCCCACGCAACTTTACCGCATCCGGTTAAAGACCTGCGTGTGCTGAGCCGTATCACGACAGAAGCATTTAACAAGCGTCGTAAAACTATCCGTAATAGCCTTGGCCATCTGTTCAGTGCCGACGTGCTGGCGGAGCTTGGCGTCGATGCGACACTGCGTGCGGAAAACATTTCCGTTGAGCAGTACTGTAAGCTTGCAAACTATCTGGCTGACAACCCACAACAGCCGTCGGAGAGCTAA
- the surA gene encoding peptidylprolyl isomerase SurA, with translation MKNWRTLLLGVALVANTTFAAPQVVDKVAAVVNNGVVLESDVDGLMQSVKMNSRDAGQQLPDDATLRHQIIERLIMDQIILQMGQKMGVKITDDELDQAIANIAKQNNMTMDQMRSRLAYDGVNYNTYRSQIRKEMTISEVRNNEVRRRVSILPQEVDALAQQVGNQNDSSTELNLSHILIALPENPSSAQVDDAEKQARNVVDQARNGADFGKLAISYSADQQALKGGQMGWGRIQELPSIFAQALSTAKKGDIIGPIRSGVGFHILKVNDMRGQNQNISVTEVHARHILLKTSPIMNDTQARQKLEQIAADIKSGKTTFAAAAKSFSDDPGSANQGGDLGWAATDIYDPAFRDALQKLNKGQMSAPVHSSFGWHLIELLDTRKVDRTDAAQKDRAYRMLFNRKFSEEAQTWMQEQRASAYVKIIGSNG, from the coding sequence ATGAAGAACTGGAGAACGCTGCTTCTTGGTGTCGCCCTTGTAGCGAACACGACATTTGCAGCCCCACAGGTTGTCGACAAAGTAGCTGCCGTAGTCAATAACGGCGTAGTCCTTGAAAGCGATGTTGACGGCTTAATGCAGTCCGTCAAAATGAACTCACGCGACGCAGGGCAACAGCTTCCCGACGATGCGACGCTTCGCCATCAAATCATTGAACGTCTGATCATGGATCAAATCATCCTGCAGATGGGCCAGAAGATGGGCGTGAAGATCACCGACGATGAACTCGATCAGGCCATCGCCAATATCGCCAAACAGAACAACATGACCATGGATCAGATGCGCAGCCGTCTGGCCTATGATGGCGTGAATTACAACACCTACCGCAGTCAGATCCGTAAAGAGATGACGATTTCAGAAGTGCGTAACAATGAAGTCCGTCGTCGCGTCTCAATCCTGCCGCAGGAAGTTGATGCCCTGGCACAGCAGGTAGGCAACCAGAACGACAGCAGTACGGAACTGAACCTGAGTCACATCCTGATTGCGCTGCCAGAAAACCCAAGCTCTGCTCAGGTTGATGACGCAGAAAAACAGGCGCGTAACGTTGTCGATCAGGCACGTAACGGAGCAGACTTCGGCAAGCTTGCGATCAGCTACTCTGCAGACCAGCAGGCGCTGAAAGGCGGCCAAATGGGCTGGGGTCGTATTCAGGAACTGCCTTCTATTTTTGCCCAGGCATTGAGCACGGCGAAGAAGGGCGACATTATCGGGCCTATCCGTTCAGGCGTTGGCTTCCACATCCTGAAAGTTAACGATATGCGTGGCCAGAATCAGAATATTTCTGTGACTGAAGTGCATGCCCGCCACATCCTGCTGAAAACGTCGCCTATCATGAACGATACTCAGGCACGCCAGAAGCTGGAGCAAATTGCCGCTGACATTAAGAGCGGGAAAACCACCTTTGCCGCGGCTGCGAAATCCTTCTCGGACGATCCAGGTTCAGCGAACCAGGGCGGCGATCTGGGCTGGGCGGCAACGGATATTTACGATCCTGCTTTCCGCGACGCACTGCAGAAGCTGAACAAAGGCCAGATGAGCGCCCCGGTGCACTCTTCCTTCGGCTGGCACCTGATCGAACTGCTGGACACACGTAAAGTCGACAGAACCGATGCGGCGCAAAAAGACCGTGCTTACCGCATGCTGTTCAACCGCAAGTTCTCCGAAGAAGCGCAAACCTGGATGCAGGAACAGCGCGCCAGCGCTTACGTGAAAATCATAGGTAGCAATGGCTAA
- the apaH gene encoding bis(5'-nucleosyl)-tetraphosphatase (symmetrical) ApaH, translating into MSTYLIGDVHGCYDELIALLQQVNFNPEDDTLWLTGDLVARGPDSLEVLRYVRSLGDSVRVVLGNHDLHLLAVFAGISRNKPKDRVTPLLEAPDADELLNWLRRQPLIQVDEEKKLVMSHAGITPQWDINTAMACARDVEAVLSSDSYPLFLDAMYGDMPNNWSSDLSGLARLRFITNSLTRMRYCFPNGQLDMYCKDTPEKAPSPLKPWFAIPGPVTAEYSVAFGHWASLEGKGTPEGIYALDTGCCWGGELTCLRWEDKAWFVQPSNRQQDSGEDQTAAAS; encoded by the coding sequence ATGTCTACATATCTGATTGGCGATGTTCACGGCTGTTACGATGAACTGATCGCGTTGCTGCAGCAGGTTAATTTCAACCCTGAAGACGATACGCTGTGGCTGACGGGCGATCTGGTGGCTCGTGGGCCAGATTCTCTGGAAGTGCTGCGCTATGTTCGCAGCCTGGGTGACAGCGTAAGAGTGGTACTCGGCAACCATGACCTGCATCTGTTGGCCGTCTTTGCCGGCATCAGCCGCAACAAACCTAAAGATCGTGTTACGCCGCTGCTGGAGGCACCTGATGCCGACGAGCTTCTCAACTGGCTTCGTCGCCAGCCGCTCATTCAGGTGGATGAAGAGAAAAAGCTGGTGATGTCACATGCGGGGATCACGCCGCAGTGGGATATCAATACCGCAATGGCCTGCGCGCGCGATGTCGAAGCCGTTCTGTCCAGCGACAGCTACCCGCTGTTCCTGGATGCAATGTATGGCGATATGCCCAACAACTGGTCCAGCGATCTCTCAGGTCTCGCTCGCCTGCGTTTCATCACTAACTCGCTCACCCGAATGCGCTATTGCTTCCCCAATGGCCAACTGGACATGTACTGCAAAGACACGCCGGAAAAAGCGCCTTCGCCGCTGAAGCCCTGGTTTGCGATTCCTGGCCCCGTTACCGCCGAATATTCTGTGGCTTTTGGTCACTGGGCGTCACTGGAAGGGAAAGGCACGCCGGAAGGGATCTATGCCCTGGATACGGGTTGCTGCTGGGGAGGAGAACTGACCTGCCTGCGCTGGGAAGATAAAGCCTGGTTCGTACAGCCTTCAAATCGTCAGCAGGATAGCGGCGAAGATCAAACCGCTGCCGCCTCTTAG
- the pdxA gene encoding 4-hydroxythreonine-4-phosphate dehydrogenase PdxA, which translates to MANIFRVTITPGEPAGIGPDLVVALAQRDWPVELVVCASPELLLARASLLGLPLTLQPFEANQPAKPQAAGTLTVLPVELRAPVVPGQLDVRNSAYVVETLARACDGCLSGEFAALITGPVHKGIINDAGIPFIGHTEFFEERSHSEKVVMMLATEELRVALATTHLPLKAISDAITPDLLRQIVTILYHDLQTKFGIPQPHVLVCGLNPHAGEGGHMGTEEIDTIIPVLNEMRALGMHLSGPLPADTLFQPKYLDSADAVLAMYHDQGLPVLKYQGFGRAVNITLGLPFIRTSVDHGTALELAGQGKADVGSFITALNLAIKMIVNSQ; encoded by the coding sequence ATGGCTAACATCTTTCGTGTGACCATCACTCCCGGCGAACCCGCCGGGATTGGTCCCGACCTGGTCGTCGCGTTAGCGCAACGCGACTGGCCCGTTGAACTGGTCGTCTGCGCTTCCCCTGAATTGTTACTCGCCAGAGCCTCTCTGCTCGGCCTCCCCCTGACGCTCCAGCCTTTCGAGGCAAATCAACCGGCAAAACCGCAGGCTGCAGGGACGTTGACCGTGCTACCCGTTGAGCTACGCGCACCGGTCGTTCCAGGGCAATTGGATGTACGTAACAGTGCTTATGTCGTCGAGACGCTCGCTCGGGCATGCGATGGCTGCCTGAGCGGGGAGTTTGCCGCGCTGATCACCGGGCCGGTACACAAAGGCATTATCAACGATGCCGGTATTCCGTTTATTGGTCACACCGAGTTCTTCGAAGAACGTTCGCACAGCGAAAAAGTGGTGATGATGCTGGCTACGGAAGAGCTGCGCGTTGCGCTGGCTACAACGCATCTGCCGCTGAAAGCAATTTCTGACGCCATTACGCCGGATTTACTACGCCAGATTGTCACCATCCTGTATCATGACCTGCAAACCAAATTTGGTATCCCGCAGCCGCATGTGCTGGTTTGCGGTCTGAATCCGCACGCCGGGGAAGGTGGCCATATGGGCACCGAAGAGATAGACACCATTATCCCGGTGTTAAATGAGATGCGCGCTTTAGGGATGCACCTTTCTGGCCCATTACCGGCAGATACGCTATTCCAGCCTAAATACCTCGATAGTGCTGACGCCGTACTGGCGATGTATCACGATCAGGGTCTGCCCGTGTTGAAGTACCAGGGCTTCGGCCGCGCGGTAAATATCACGTTGGGATTACCTTTTATCCGTACCTCGGTTGACCACGGCACGGCTCTTGAGCTGGCAGGCCAGGGAAAAGCCGACGTCGGCAGTTTTATTACGGCGCTTAATCTCGCCATTAAAATGATTGTAAATAGTCAATGA
- the rluA gene encoding bifunctional tRNA pseudouridine(32) synthase/23S rRNA pseudouridine(746) synthase RluA, with product MLMEPYNPPLNPWLVILYQDEHIMVVNKPSGLLSVPGRLDEHKDSVMTRIQRDFPLAESVHRLDMATSGVIVVALTKAAERELKRQFREREPKKQYVARVWGHPQPEEGLVDLPLICDWPNRPKQKVCYETGKSAQTEYLVLEYAADNTARIQLKPITGRSHQLRVHMQALGHPILGDRFYATPEALAMASRLQLHAEMLTITHPSYGTPMTFKAPADF from the coding sequence ATGCTGATGGAACCCTACAATCCGCCTCTCAATCCCTGGCTGGTTATCCTTTACCAGGATGAGCACATCATGGTGGTTAACAAGCCCAGCGGCCTGTTGTCCGTTCCGGGGCGTCTTGACGAGCACAAAGACAGCGTGATGACGCGTATTCAGCGCGACTTCCCGCTGGCGGAATCGGTCCATCGGCTTGATATGGCGACCAGCGGGGTGATCGTGGTGGCGCTGACCAAAGCGGCAGAGCGCGAGCTGAAGCGCCAGTTCCGTGAACGCGAGCCGAAAAAGCAGTATGTGGCTCGCGTTTGGGGCCATCCGCAGCCGGAAGAAGGTTTGGTGGATCTGCCGCTGATTTGCGACTGGCCTAACAGACCAAAGCAGAAGGTGTGCTACGAGACAGGGAAATCCGCGCAAACCGAGTATCTGGTGCTGGAATACGCTGCGGATAATACCGCTCGTATACAGCTCAAGCCTATTACCGGGCGTTCGCACCAGCTTCGCGTGCATATGCAGGCGCTGGGGCATCCGATTCTCGGTGATCGCTTCTACGCGACCCCAGAAGCGCTTGCCATGGCGTCACGCCTTCAGCTCCATGCCGAGATGCTCACCATCACGCACCCAAGCTACGGTACGCCAATGACGTTTAAAGCGCCGGCGGACTTCTAA
- the apaG gene encoding Co2+/Mg2+ efflux protein ApaG: protein MLDSPRVCVQVQSFYIESQSSPEDERFVFAYTVTIRNLGRTAVQLLGRYWLITNGNGRETEVQGEGVVGEQPHIEPGNDYQYTSGAVIETPLGTMQGHYEMVDAQGEAFRVEIPVFRLAIPTFIH from the coding sequence ATGCTTGATTCGCCCCGCGTATGCGTGCAGGTACAAAGCTTTTATATTGAGTCGCAGTCCTCGCCTGAGGATGAGCGTTTCGTATTTGCGTACACAGTCACTATTCGCAATCTGGGGCGAACAGCAGTTCAGCTACTTGGCCGTTACTGGCTAATTACCAACGGTAACGGCCGCGAAACAGAGGTTCAGGGCGAAGGTGTCGTCGGCGAACAGCCGCACATTGAACCGGGTAACGACTACCAGTACACCAGCGGAGCGGTGATCGAAACGCCGCTCGGCACCATGCAGGGCCATTATGAAATGGTCGATGCGCAGGGAGAGGCCTTCAGGGTCGAGATCCCCGTATTCCGTCTGGCCATTCCAACTTTCATTCACTGA